A DNA window from Bacillaceae bacterium S4-13-56 contains the following coding sequences:
- the eno gene encoding phosphopyruvate hydratase produces MPYITDLLAREVLDSRGNPTVEVEVYTESGAFGRALVPSGASTGEYEAVELRDGDKSRYLGKGVLQAVENVNDKIAPEILGIDVTNQVLIDQLLIAIDGTENKGNLGANAILGVSMAVAHAAADFLGIPLYQYLGGFNSKTLPTPMMNIVNGGEHADNNVDIQEFMIMPVGAPTFREALRMGAEIFHSLKSVLKSKGYNTGVGDEGGFAPNLKSNEEALSTIIEAIEKAGYKPGEEVMLAMDVASSEFYEDGKYNLKGEGVVRTSEEMVAWYEDMVNKYPIISIEDGLDENDWEGHKLLTERLGNRIQLVGDDLFVTNTKKLSQGIEQGVGNSILVKVNQIGTLTETFDAIEMAKRAGYTAIISHRSGETEDSTIADIAVATNAGQIKTGAPSRTDRVAKYNQLLRIEDELSDTALYAGKNAFYNLR; encoded by the coding sequence ATGCCATACATTACTGATTTATTAGCTCGCGAAGTACTAGATTCTCGTGGAAATCCAACGGTTGAGGTCGAAGTTTATACAGAGTCAGGAGCATTTGGTCGCGCTCTTGTACCAAGTGGTGCTTCTACTGGTGAATATGAAGCTGTAGAATTACGTGACGGGGACAAGAGTCGTTATCTAGGAAAAGGTGTTTTACAGGCTGTAGAAAATGTAAATGACAAAATTGCTCCAGAGATTCTGGGAATTGACGTTACGAATCAAGTACTTATTGACCAACTACTAATTGCAATTGATGGAACAGAAAACAAAGGAAACCTTGGTGCAAATGCAATTTTAGGTGTGTCTATGGCGGTAGCTCACGCAGCTGCTGATTTCCTTGGCATTCCCCTATACCAATACCTTGGAGGATTCAATTCCAAAACGCTTCCAACACCAATGATGAACATCGTAAATGGTGGGGAACATGCAGATAATAACGTAGATATTCAAGAATTCATGATTATGCCAGTAGGTGCTCCTACATTCCGTGAAGCACTTCGTATGGGAGCCGAAATTTTCCACTCATTAAAATCAGTACTAAAGTCTAAGGGCTACAACACTGGTGTTGGTGATGAGGGCGGATTTGCTCCAAACCTAAAATCAAATGAAGAAGCTCTTTCTACCATCATTGAAGCGATTGAAAAAGCAGGTTATAAGCCTGGGGAAGAAGTTATGCTTGCAATGGACGTTGCATCTTCAGAATTCTACGAAGATGGCAAATACAATCTAAAAGGTGAAGGTGTTGTTCGTACATCTGAAGAGATGGTTGCATGGTATGAAGATATGGTGAACAAATACCCTATCATCTCGATTGAAGATGGCTTAGATGAAAATGACTGGGAAGGTCACAAGCTTCTCACAGAACGTCTAGGCAATCGTATACAACTTGTAGGAGACGATTTATTCGTAACCAATACTAAAAAGCTTTCTCAAGGAATTGAACAGGGAGTAGGAAACTCCATCCTTGTTAAGGTAAACCAAATCGGTACACTTACAGAAACTTTTGATGCGATTGAAATGGCAAAGCGTGCAGGATATACAGCAATTATCTCTCACCGTTCTGGAGAAACAGAAGATAGCACGATCGCAGATATTGCTGTTGCCACTAATGCAGGACAAATTAAGACTGGTGCTCCATCTCGTACTGACCGTGTGGCAAAATACAATCAATTACTACGTATTGAAGATGAACTTTCTGATACAGCCCTTTATGCTGGAAAGAATGCTTTCTACAACTTACGTTAA
- the gpmI gene encoding 2,3-bisphosphoglycerate-independent phosphoglycerate mutase, producing MSNNKLAALIILDGFGMRKETYGNAVAQAKKPNFDRYWSRFPHQTLTAEGEAVGLPEGQMGNSEVGHLNIGAGRIVYQSLTRVNVSIREGDFYKNETFEKAMKHAKEKGTALHILGLLSDGGIHSHITHLYALLKMAADYGLEKVYVHGFLDGRDVGPQTAKGYIREAQEKMKEYGVGEFATISGRYYSMDRDKRWDRVEKAYKVMVYGEGPDYTDPIKLVEDSYQNGIYDEFVIPSVLKKENGEPVATIQDDDAIIFYNFRPDRAIQLSRTFANEDFRDFDRGKKVPKNLHFVCLTLFSETVDGYVAYQPANLDNTLGEVLAQNNLRQLRIAETEKYPHVTFFMSGGREKEFPGETRVLIDSPKVATYDLQPEMSAYEVTDALLAELDKDEHNAIILNFANPDMVGHSGMLEPTIKAIETVDECLGKIVDKILEKGGEVIITADHGNADEVLTPEGTPMTAHTTNPVPVIVTREGVELRENGILGDLAPTLLDILEVQLPKEMTGKSLIKK from the coding sequence ATGAGTAATAATAAGTTAGCCGCGCTAATCATCTTAGATGGATTCGGCATGCGGAAAGAAACATACGGTAATGCGGTAGCACAGGCTAAAAAACCAAATTTTGATCGATACTGGTCCCGATTTCCCCATCAAACTTTAACGGCAGAGGGTGAAGCTGTTGGTCTTCCAGAAGGTCAAATGGGAAATTCCGAGGTTGGACATTTAAATATTGGTGCCGGTCGAATTGTTTACCAAAGTTTAACTCGTGTAAATGTGTCCATTAGAGAAGGAGACTTTTATAAAAACGAGACTTTTGAAAAAGCGATGAAGCACGCAAAAGAAAAAGGGACTGCACTCCATATTTTAGGGCTCCTTTCTGATGGTGGAATTCACAGTCATATCACTCATCTTTATGCGCTTCTAAAAATGGCAGCTGATTATGGGCTTGAAAAGGTGTATGTTCACGGGTTTTTAGATGGCCGTGACGTAGGGCCACAAACAGCTAAAGGATACATCCGAGAAGCCCAGGAAAAAATGAAGGAATATGGTGTCGGAGAGTTCGCTACCATCTCCGGACGTTATTATTCTATGGACCGTGACAAGCGATGGGATCGAGTGGAGAAAGCCTACAAAGTCATGGTTTATGGAGAAGGTCCAGATTATACTGATCCAATAAAGTTAGTAGAAGATTCTTATCAAAATGGTATCTATGACGAGTTTGTGATTCCTTCAGTTTTGAAAAAAGAAAATGGGGAGCCGGTTGCAACAATTCAAGATGATGATGCGATTATCTTCTATAACTTTAGACCAGACCGTGCGATCCAGCTTTCTCGCACTTTTGCAAATGAAGACTTTAGAGATTTTGATCGTGGAAAGAAAGTACCTAAGAATCTTCACTTTGTTTGTTTAACGTTATTTAGTGAAACAGTTGATGGATATGTGGCTTATCAACCAGCTAATTTAGATAATACTCTTGGTGAAGTTTTGGCTCAAAACAATTTAAGACAATTGAGAATTGCCGAAACGGAAAAATATCCGCATGTAACCTTCTTTATGAGTGGCGGACGCGAAAAAGAATTCCCAGGGGAAACTCGAGTTTTAATTGATTCACCAAAAGTAGCGACCTATGATTTACAGCCAGAAATGAGTGCTTATGAAGTGACAGATGCTCTCTTGGCAGAATTAGATAAAGATGAACATAATGCGATCATCTTAAATTTTGCAAATCCAGATATGGTTGGTCATTCTGGAATGTTAGAGCCAACCATAAAGGCTATAGAGACTGTAGATGAATGTTTAGGGAAAATCGTCGACAAAATCCTTGAAAAAGGTGGAGAAGTTATTATTACAGCAGACCATGGGAATGCTGATGAAGTGCTTACTCCTGAAGGAACACCTATGACTGCACATACCACCAATCCTGTTCCTGTTATCGTAACTAGAGAAGGAGTAGAATTGCGTGAGAATGGAATTTTAGGTGATCTAGCACCAACATTATTGGATATACTTGAAGTACAGCTTCCAAAAGAAATGACAGGAAAATCATTGATTAAAAAATAA